CTTAATTGTAATATCATTCAGACCGAGAAATGAAAGTGGAAAGCGGTGGAGTTATGTTATTTACAGCACAGCAGATTCAAACCATAAGAGAACAAGCGCTTGGGATGGACAAGCGTCGACAAGTAACACCCGAAGTGTTGGCAGCAATATATGATCATCGTTTGTTTCATTTGTTTGTGCCCGATGAGCTTGAAGGAAGAATGACATCGCTGCCGGAGGCTGCGCGCATTTTTCAGGAGAGTGCCAGGATCGACGGCAACCTGGGATGGCTGGTTACGATTGGTGCAGGTGGAGGATTCTTCGCTGCGCTGATGAGCCGGGAGGTGAGCCGCCGCGTATTCGCGCACCGCGAAGCGGTGATTGCGGGCAGCGGGATGCCAACAGGTACGGCAAGACAGGTAGATGGCGGATATATTGTGAACGGCAGCTGGAAGTATTGCAGCGGTTCTACCTATGCTACGACCTTTACGGCCAATGCAGTTATTGAACCGGCTTCCACGGTACAAGATGCAGCTGATGTACCGAATGCGGACCAGGACGAGTCTCATATTCGATCCTTTATTCTGAATCCTGATCAAATCGAGATTCTGGAGGATTGGAATGCCTTCGGACTGCGGGCAACGGCGAGTCATACGATATCTGCTGTGGAGGCGTTCGTGCCGGTGGAGATGACGTTCTCCCTTACGGAAATCCAAGCGTATGAGAACGAAACGATCTATCAATATCCTTCCTGCCGTTTGCCCAAGTATCTTTTGCTGGCGTCGCAGCGGGCATCGCCGAGCATTTCCTTGAGGCCGCGGAATCGCTTGCGACACAGCGAGGAAGCTCTTCTCATGTGTTCAGCAAGCTGGAGGAGCGTAAGGCTGCTTTGGAGCTATCTGTTTCGGATTTTTATAAAACGGTGGAAAGCTCATGGGAGGAGCTGCTGCGTAATGGTGAAATATCAAATGCAACGGAAGTAGAGGTAACCGCCCGCAGCATAGCAGCAGCCCAAACCGCGTTATCCTGCGGCCAGCAGATGTTCCCGCTGTTGGGTTTATCCGCTGCGATGGAAGACGCCGATATCAATCGCTGCTGGAGGGATCTTCAGACGGCATGCTCGCATTCGCTGCTAAGAAACTTCTGATGGAGAAAAAAACCATGAGCTGCATACCAAGCAGCTCATGGTTTTTATGTTTCGGCATTGCCAGAGATATCTACATTCGCTTCATTTGATAGGATTTTATTTCGCTTATTCGTTAAACCAGGAAATAACGCTGCGATAAAGGCAGGTGGGAGGATGGGGCGCTTGTCAGCCTCTCGCCGTTAACGGTTACCGCATAAGTCACCGGATCGACCATAATTTCTGGTGTCTCACCATTGTGAACCAGATCGGCCTTTCTTACGGTTCGGCAGTTTCGAACAGGCAGTAGCTGTTTGCGCAATCCTAATGGATCAAGCGTACCCAGCTGCAGGGAGGACTGGGAAACGAATGTTGCGCTTAGTGCAGCCTGCGCTCCGCCATAGCTGCCGAACATCGGCCGATACATATAAGGCTGTGGTGTAGCGATGGAAGCGTTCGGATCGCCCATGACCGCGTGTACAATCATGCCGCTCTTCAGTACGATCTCCGGCTTGGCTCCGAAGAAGGCGGGTTTCCAGAGTACGAGGTCGGCCATTTTTCCGACTTCGATGGAGCCAACGTAATCGGATATGCCATGGGTCATGGCAGGGTTAATGGTGTATTTGGCGATGTAGCGCTTGATTCGGAAATTGTCCGATTTCGTATCAGATCCTAGCGAACCGCGCTGTTGTTTCATTTTGTCCGCCGTTTGCCATGTACGGATAGCGACTTCACCAACACGGCCCATCGCTTGTGAATCGGAGCTGGTCATGCTGATTGCGCCAATGTCATGGAGAATATCTTCAGCCCCAATGGTCTCTGCCCGGATCCTTGATGCGGCAAAGGCAACATCCTCCGGAATACGCGGATCAAGATGATGGCAAATCATCAGCATATCCAGATGTTCGTCAACCGTATTTACCGTATAGGGCATGGTCGGACTGGTCGAGGAAGGGAGGACATTCGGCATGGATGCTACCCGCAGCAGATCAGGGGCGTGACCGCCTCCCGCACCCTCGGTATGATAGGTATGAATCGCCCGGCCGTTAAAGGATCGCAAGCTGTCTTCAACAAAACCCGCTTCATTCAGCGTATCGGTATGGATGTTAACCTGCACATCCAGTTCTTCGGCAACATTTAGACATTTGTCAATCACATAGGGCGTGCTGCCCCAGTCTTCGTGAATTTTGAGTCCGGCCGCACCTGCATGGACTTGTTCCGCCAGCGCTTCCGGACGGCTGCTATTCCCGCGGCCCAGAAAAACCATATTTATCGGAAGAGCATCCGTCGCCTGCAGCATCCGCTGCAGATTCCATACCCCGGAAGTACAATTGGTTGCCAGAGTTCCCGTAGCAGGCCCGGTGCCTCCCCCAACAAAGGTAGTGACACCGCTTTGGAGCGCGATTTCGACTTGCTGTGGACTAATGAAGTGCACATGCGAATCCACACCGCCAGCTGTTACGATCATGTTCTCGGCGGAGATAACTTCGGTGCCCACACCGATAATCATACCTTCGGTGACCCCATCCATCATGAGTGGATTTCCCGCTTTTCCGATACCGCAGATGAACCCGTCCTTGATCCCGATATCCGCTTTAACAATTCCCCAAGTATCGATAATGATGGCATTCGTAATGACCAGATCCAGTGCGCCTTCCGCGCGGGTCGCGAGGGGATGCTGCCCCATGCCGTCACGTATCACTTTACCGCCGCCAAACACACATTCATCCCCGTAGACGGTATAATCCTTCTCGATCTCAAGCCAGAGGGAGGTGTCGGCCAGCCTAACCCGATCCCCAATTGTTGGCCCGTACATGCTGGCATAGGTAGCACGATCAATTGTTGTCATAAGCTCACCACCCCATTGATTTTTCCGTTCGTTAACCCTGCAAAACCGTGAATCTCCTGGGTGCCGCCAATTTGAACAAGTGTGACCTCCAAGGTTTCCCCGGGTTCGAACCTGGTCGACAATCCGGAAGCAATATCTAGCCTGTATCCCTGCGTGCCGTTCCGCTCGAATAACAAGGCGGGATTACATTCGTAAAAATGGAAGTGCGACCCTACCTGAATCGGTCGGTCTCCACTGTTGGTGACTTCACGCGTAATGCGAGGGCGGCTGGGTACCAGCTCAATCGGCTCATCTCGCAGGTCGTATTCGCCTGCAATAATGCCGGTTGCGTCTGACGCGCCTTGAATCGGGTCATGAACGCTGACCAGCTTGGTACCATCCACAAAGGTGGCTTCGACCTGGACTTCCCTAAGCAAGTGGGCGACGCCGTCCATCACTTGATCCGCTGACAGCACATGACGCGCTTCTTCCATTAATTCGGCTACAGACTTACCATCACGAGCTCCTTCAACAACATAACCTGAAATGAGTGCGGCCGCTTCAGGGTAGTTCAATTTCAACCCGCGGGCTAACCGTTTCTGCGCTAATTCCGACGCGAGGAAAAGCAATAATTTGTCTCTTTCCTGGTAAGTGAGATGCATCCTGGCCACTCCTTCACATTGTATTTGTTAGAATACTTTACACACCGAGTGGTGTTTATAAAGATAGTGATGCATAATGGTGTTTATTTTGGATAAATGTAGCACTACCCAAATAAATAGTCAATATTAATGTGAGATATTATTACATTGACTTCACTTCACGAACAAATTTACTCCAAGCGGGATAGAGGATTTCTTAATAAGCACACAAAAAAGACCCTATTCGGGCCCTTCACAATTTATCGAAACTTGCCATAATCTTTAATATGCACTTCAACCAAACATTCCACCGGCAGCTTCTGAAGCTCCTGTCGCCAGTTCATCTTTTTCCATTGCGCGTAACCAACACGGTTACGGACAACCGTTCCTATTCCGAGGCTATCTACCTGATGCTGTTTCATGAGCGTAATGATGCGATCGCCTTTTTTCGAAATATATTTACTGATCCGCTTCTCCAGCTCATGCCGTTCCCGATCATTGCTCAACCTGGCATCGCCGATGTATTCCAGAACAGTGCCGGTCACTTTAATATGATACGTCACTTTGTCAACGCCCTGAGCTCCACGGGTGACTTTCACTTTACGTGAGCTGATCAATGAACTGAACATGACGTTTTCCTTCGTGTCACCGGGCTCCGCTAGTTCAATATTTATTTGGCCATCTCTGAATTTGCCTTTCAGAAAAGCGAAGATCAATGCATCCTGAGGTTCGATCTTCGTTACATAACGATCATCTCGAAATAATGCGATTCCATTCGTTGTAATGTAATTATTCTCATGCTTCTTAATAATCGGAGCAACGGGGTCTACACCCTGATCGAAAAAATCCCTGGCAAAGCTGAATAAAGTTACCTTTGGAATTGTCTGCCCCAGTGCTTCTTTTTCAAGCAGCATGTCGATATATCGCCCTGTACGCGGATGCTGCCTGTAATCGTCGATCAATAGCTCGCCTGCATGTCCTTCAACCACACTCACTTTGACCTGTGATGAAATGGAGGGATCTCTGAACAAGGTGTCCAGATGTCCATGAAGTCCATTTTTCGCCATCGAAAGGCCGAACAATACGTTGCGGATTTGTCCGCTTACCAGCAGCATCCCCGTTCTCCTGGACATGATCATTTTCGCTTCTTTGCTGCTCTCGGCGGTCGCCGTCAATACCTCCCGTTTAGCGGTGGTTTCCGGATCCGCTTGGGGAATCGAGACCGAGATGGCTAGCTTGCCATCCGGCAGCAAATCATAACTGGTGGTCTGGATGAAACCCAGATCTTCCAGAATCCGCTGATCTCCGCAACCTGATAGAGGGATGATACACAGCAGGAGGAGCAAGCATGTACATTTTTTTAACATATCACATCACGCTGCCTTTTTTCGCCGCTGCCATAGCAGCAGAATGATTAGTATCACCGGTACAATATAGGCGAATCCGATCTGGATATAACCCAGATACAAAATCCATTCTCGGATGGTATTCAATACGGTTGGAATGTAGGATATGAGCAAGGCAAAAAGAATGATAAAGAAATAGTGAACATTGATTTTGATCTTCGGGAAAACTCGTTGGGTGCTCTCACCGGCTGCCCAAAAGTAAAGGACGAGGGTGATGATGGTGGTGAACAGAAAGAAGCCGTAGAAGAGATTCTCAATTCGCTCCATGAACGGCAGCTTGATATAAGCCAATAAATCGAGTAATGGAAACAACATAACCTTCAGCATATCGCTGCCAATGACTCCGAACGAGACAAAACCCAAGAGAACGTAGGATACTGTACGAATAAGATGACCGTAAATAACGGCCCTGAACAATTTCGTCTTCTTATCGGTGTAGGGAAAGAATAGTAAACACAGCTCATATCCCATAAATGCCAAATAGATATGAAAGAATCCTTCGGTCATATTGTAGCTGTCTTGAAAAATATAAGGCGTTAATCGCTCGAATCTGAATTCCCCAGAGTAGTAAATAAGCAGCAAACTCATCCAAATGGTGCACCAGAAGTAAACGGTCGAAGCCTTGGAGATGTTATAGAGCCCTTTGGTCAGCAGCATAAAGGCTAGAACATCGATCGCAATCTTGAACACCATCGGGTCGGTTGTCGGGAAGGCAAACATCTGAAAGATCAGCACATATTCCTTGGCAACGAGACAGCCGATTAGTGCCCATACCATGCTAAAAGCCAGATAGAAGGGGACCAGGATGAACTTGGGAATGCTTTTCTCCAGTATTTCAAAGATCGACTGACCTTTGCCCAGCCGATACACCCAATACATTAGGTAAATATTGAGACAGACCAGAATGGATATCGGGATCACAACAAGCCAGCCATTTGTCCCGAAATACTGGGCTTCGATCTGCGCGATGCTGAATACGTAGACGCCCGTTTGAATCATATAGATGAGGATCGCTGTATGAAATTGGGATAGTTTTTCTTTCAATTGTCCTCACCTCTTCATTTTTAACTTCACTTTGTTTCTCGCTCTAACTTGAGTCGGCCGCTTGGCCAGGGTGGAAAAAGGAAATCTCATAAATACGTCTTTCCAGTCATAGGGCTCAAAAGGAGCAATTGGCGACAAATAAGAGCTGCCAATACTTGTCAAACCGCTAAGGTGAACGACGATATACGCCAGTCCAAAGGCCAAACCCAGATTGCCCCAAAATCCTGCCATAATAATGAGTCCGAATCGGAGCAGGCGAAAAGAAGCGCTCATGACATAATTGGGAATAACAAAGGAGGCAATTGCTGAGGAAGCGACGGCGATAATCAGAATGTTACTGGTTAATCCTGCCTGCACGGCAGCTTGTCCTATGACGATACCGCCTACGATACCGATGGTCTGGCCGATCTTGGTGGGCAGTCTGGCCCCGGCTTCCCTCAGAAGTTCAATGGTTGTCTCCATCAGAAGCGCTTCAAAGATCGGGGGGAAAGGCACTCTGCTTCTGGACTCGGTTAATGTCAGGAGTAGATTCTGTGGAATCATTTCATAGTGAAATGAGGTCACCGACACGTAAAGGGCCGTCAATGTCACCGTGATGATGAGCGCTGCAAACCTCAGGAACAAGGTCGCTGTACCAATGCTCCACCTCTGGTAATAATCATCGGAGGATGAGAAGAACTCAAAAAAGTTGACCGGAGCGCTGAAGGCAGTCGGACTCCCGTCCATAATCCCGACGACTCGACCTGAAACCAGCTTGGATGCAATCGTATCCGGGCGCTCGGTGGTCAGAAATTGGGCGAAGATCGAATACGGAGCATCATCAATACACTGAATAAGCATATTCGTATCATGTATAGCATCGATTTCAATATCCTTAATTCGCTTTATCACTTCATTTACGTACTTCTCATTCGTGATGTCCTTGATGTACAGAACATAGACATCTGATTTCGTGACTTCTCCCACGGAAAGTTTAATGACTTTGAGATGAGAACTCTGAACTCTCTTTCGAATTAAAGACAGATTCGTATAAGCCTGTTCGGTAAACGCCTCGTGCGGCCCGATAATGATGGATTCCGTTTCGGATTCTGCAACCGTACGGGACACCGGGAATATGACATCGATCATGAATGCATTTTCCTCATAAAAGATAGCCGCCATGCCGCTAAGAATGCCTTCAACGCATTTTTTGGTATCCACTATTGGTTTAAACTGGGATTGTTCCGTTAACAACGCAAGCGGCTCTTCAGCGGTTAACACAGGGGGGAGCAGATCACGTTCCAGCCGATCCTCATTGACTAAATGACTGAAATACAAAACTTGCAGACGTTCATTAATATAGGATTTATGGACAAAATCGGCGGCATGATCAAATTGATCGATGATATGCTGCAGTGTCAGCGTTGCTCCCTCCTGAGGATGAGGGTCCTGTTGATTTTCTTGAGCCGGACCTTTATCGGCATGCTCATGGTTGACCAGAAAGATGGATTTTAACCTCTGCTTTATTCCCACGTCTTTACACCTCGGATTCCTGCATAGTCTGTCATAGTGTGCGTACTTTGCCCTGGATCTATCCAACGAATCCCATATCGAATTAGGAAGACCGTTAGCGGGAATCTTAGGCTTGAGAGACGAAGCGAGAGTTTATCTAGAGGTGTAAAGAGGAGGTTTACTATGCTGGGCAGTATCTTAATGGCCGGGGTTATATCGCTTGGGATTAGCCCTGATCATGATCAAGTGATTAACAAACTTCAGGATGCTTATGATCAGCAGGGCATCTTTGAATCCGGTGGTGAGCTTGTGGAGGAGGCAGTGAGGGCGTGTGCGAAACATTTCGGTACAGCCGTCTACTTACCGCCGCAGTTGCCGCCCGTCGCTTTCACGCATCAGTATGGCCGCTGTTATGACATGGATGGGGGATTGGACGAGCATTTGGAGATTCATTATCTTAACCGATATAAACTTGATAATGACTACAAAATCGAATTATATCCGCTCGAGAATAAACAGCAGTTGAAACATCTATCATTTCAGGAATCGATGCTGACAGATCATACACCCGCAAAGTTTTACAAGGGGCCGACCAATACGCTGCAACTGTTCGTATTCGAAAAGGGGAACTGGCAATACCTTTTAACTTCTGCAAATGGCGCTTCTTCAGAAATCAGGCAGCAGGAATTGACAGAAATTGCAGAGTCCTTGATCCATGCGGTGAACAGCAAAGACCCTGCTTACGCCACGTGGGGAACTCTTGCCGTCACGGAAGCAAAGCGTAAATATAATATGGATGTAGTGGACTACCTCTATATGGGAAGAACCACGATCTCTAGTGAAATGGCGGAGGAGAAGTTTAAACTTTGGCTTAAGGAGGGGGCTCGTGAATTCGGCGTATATGTAACCGTTGCGTTTCATCCAACAACCCATCAGTTCATATCGATTCGGTACGAGGAAATCTAGCCGGAGAAATGAGCTTGTTAGCAGGAATAAACACGATTTCCTGAAAGAGAATCACGGTTGCTTTTTTATGAAAGTCGTGTTTTCCTGCTGTTCAGACGCATACATATGGTGTACCATATTTGGTGAAACTTGCCTCCGTGATTTCTACATTTTGCGCCAGTAATAGTGGTTTAGGAGTGATTCGCTTTGTCTTTTATAGTACTTAAGCTCCTATTTGTTCCATTGATATCGGTTTTTATTATGGTGTCATCGGTTTATCTTGGATATCAAACGTCAATCCCTATGATGCTGCTCACGGCATCGTTACTGTATGCATCCGTTATTTTTGATCGAAAGTTCGAATGGCTTCGCAATATTCAATTTCTCTTTCTCGGGGCGTTTCATTTTGTCAGCCATTTGAATTGGTGTATCTTGTTGTATTACATACTCATCATCAACCTCATTCATAAAAAAGAGCGTTTCATAGAATCGTTGCCGCTGTGCCTTCTTATGATCCTTCAGTATTCCATCATTCGTCTGACTTATGTGCCGATTACAAAGTACAACATACTGGTCGCTGTATTTGATTGTTTGTCTTCCTTTGTCATCGTGGTTTCTTTTCACTTTGTAAACTTTCTCGAATCGGAGAAGAAGAAGTTATATAAGCAAAACGATTATTTGACCTATCACGATCCCTTGACGGGGCTTCTGAATTATGATGGATATTTGCATAAAGTCCAGCATCTTGTTGAGTTGAACAAGCCTTTCCAGTTGGTGCTGCTCGACATCAACAACTTTAAATCGTTAAATGCGAAGGACATCTCCACAGCCAATGAGATTCTGATCAACTTCTCTCGTGCGCTGCGCAAGCTGTTCCTGAGCGATATGCTGGCAGCCTCCCGATATGCAGGGGATCGCTTTGCTGTGCTGCTCCCCGAGCATGTCAACATCGACAGCAGCCTGTTCAATTTTGAAAGTATCGGCGTACAGGTGACCTATAGCATCACTTGTTACCCGCACGAAGCCTTAACTTATCAAGAGATGATCAGCACGGCAGAAGACCGGATATTTCAAATGCGGCGAAATTCCTGGATGCGAGGCCAGGAGGAAATGATCCGAACGGAAAAGATGAAGATGGTTGGGGAATTGGCTGCCGGAATGGCCCATGAAATTCGGAATCCGCTTACCTCTATTAAAGGCTTCATCCAACTCTCCAAAAATCAAGGTTATAACATTCAGCCGTGGTATGAGGTCATTATGGGGGAAATCACGCGGGTAGGGGAGCTGACGGCAGAATTTTTGCACTTTTCCAAGCCGCATGCCAGCAATATGAGGGTTGAATCCCTAACGGATTGTTTGACCCGGGTCTATTCCTTGTGTGAATCCGAAGCAGCTTCGCGCGGTCATTTGTTTAGGCTGGACTTAAGTGATGAGCCGATTCAGATTGTCATGGACCGTGATAAGATCATTCAGGTGCTTATCAACCTGATCCGTAATTCTTTTCAAGCGATGGAGCACACCGGTACTGTCCGACTCTCGCTCAGGGCGGAAGAACGAATGGCTGTTGTGGAAGTTGAGGATACCGGAAAAGGCATTCCCGATGAAAATCTGGTCAAGATTTTTGATCCGTTCTATACAACCAAAGAAGAAGGGACCGGCCTTGGGCTGTCCCTGTGTCAAAAAATTGTAGAGGACCATGGCGGCAGAATAACGGTTCACAGCGAGCTAGGGATCGGCACGACGTTTACCTTGCGGATTCCACTGGCTTAGAAAATTTGGATGGCAATCGACCGAAATATATCCTATGATAGGATAGTTGTATAGCAAATCCAACATGGTTTTGCAAAAATTTATACTCATGCATCAATGTGTTGCAAGAAAGGAAGTAACAGATCGTATGTCGATGTCCACGAAAGAAGCCGGTTCAACCATGGTTCTATCTCGCAGGAAGAGGCTTCAGTTTGCCTTGATTCTCGGATCTCTTTCGGCTTTCGGGCCACTTTCCGTTGATATGTATTTACCTGCACTTCCTAAACTCTCCGAGAGTTTGGGATCGCCAGCATCGTTGGCCCAATTAAGCCTGACGGCATTTCTACTTGGTCTTGCACTAGGACAGCTTGTAGCAGGCCCACTCAGCGATATTCGGGGGAGAAGAGCACCACTCATCATATCCTTGATAATTTATTCGATTACCTCTTTGCTGTGTGCGTTTGCCCCAAGTATATGGGTTCTGGTTGCGCTTCGATTTGTACAGGGAGCAAGTGGAGCAGCCGGTATTGTCATATCCAGGGCTGTCGTCCGGGATTTATACACCGGTTCGGAGCTGACCAAGTTTTTTACATTGCTGATGCTGATCAATGGTTTGGCACCCATTATCGCTCCAGTATTCGGTGCGTTTATCCTTAATTTTGTCTCTTGGCGGGGGGTTTTTGTTGTCCTGTTCCTGATTGGACTGCTTATGCTGCTCGCGGTATGGTTTGGTCTTCCGGAAACGCTCAATCGGGAGAAAAGGGCCAATGGAGGGATCAAACAAACCTTCCGTACCTTCGGTACGCTGATTCGGGACCGCGTATTTGTCGGTTATGCGCTCTCTCAAGCGTTCGTATCAGCCGCGATGTTTGCGTATATCTCAGGGTCACCATTCGTGCTGCAGGATATCTTCGGCGTATCCCCTCAAATGTACAGCCTGTTCTTTGCCGTTAATGGGGTTGGCATTGTGCTGTTCTCTCAAATCACGGGTAGATTGGCCTCTCGCACAGGGGAGTCCAAATTGTTGACAACGGGTCTCATCATTGCGGCCTTTGGCGGGACTTCGCTGTTCGCGATCACCTGGCTTGGCGGCGGACTGCTGCTGATTGCCCCGATGTTATTCCTGATTGTTTCTGCCGTCGGCATGGTCAGTGCAACGACAACATCACTGGCGATGCAGAAGCAAGCAGCCCATACATCAGGCAGTGCGTCCGCGCTTCTTGGATTACTGCCTTTGCTATTAGGCGCAGCCGCAAGTCCACTGGTGGGCCTGGGAGACGGAACGACTGCTGCACCTATGGGAACGGTCATCGGGATTGCAGAATTACTGGCTGTAAGCTCGTTCCTGTTCCTTGTTATGCCCTTTAGTCATAGGAAAGAGACGCCGGTCTCCTTGTAAAATAAAGACAGAACATATAAAGAAACTCGCACATACATGGTGCGGGTTTCTTTGGTTTATAAAACAATCTGAATGAATTACCTGTAATGCAATCATAATACCAGAGAGTAAACGAAACCGGACATATCACACGTAAACCGAAAGTAGAGAAAAACATAAAGATAAAGCAGGTGAACCAGCTTGAGATGGATGTCAGTCTTCGGTCTATTGTTTATGCTCCTGCAAGGGGATGAACCGGAAAACAACAACTTAATGATAACGCAAGAAGGCAAAGTCATGGCCAGCGTGAGCCGAAGCGAACATGCACTTGATGTATTCCCGCTGCTGGATATGGATAAATACAATCAATGGGTGGATGCGCTTGATCGGAAAACCTATCTGGAAGCCAGGAATGCCCGGATTGGCAGCAGCGGCCAAATCATTCCGGGGCAGAATGGTCATAGACTGGATCGACGCAAACTGTTGGAACGATATTATTCGTATTGGTACGGGACTGGGGGCGCTACCGTCGAAGCGCCGAGGTATCCGATTTATCCGAAGGTGGATACCGAGCTTCTTGCCTCCATTCGGGTTAAACCGATAGGTTACTATGTCACCTATTTTAATTCCAACAACAAAAATCGTTCCCATAATATAGCATTAGCTGCCCAGGCGATTGACAGTGCAGTCGTGTTCCCCGGAGAAACCTTCTCATTTAATCAGGTGGTTGGCATGAGAACAGTGGACAGAGGTTACAGACGTGCCGGCGTTATCGTCAGAGGTGAGTTATCAGAGGGAGTAGGAGGAGGGATCTGTCAGGTTTCTTCTACATTGTATAACGCCATTGATCGTGCAGGCTTGCAGATTGTAAAGCGTTACTCTCACAGCCGGAACGTCCCTTATGTGCTGCCGGGGCGCGATGCTACGGTGAGCTGGGGAGGTCCGGATTTTGTTTTTGAGAACGCCTATAATCAGCCTATCCTCATCCGGGCATTCGGTAATGGAGGAAGAATGACCGTTGCCATCTACTCTTCCGAACTCATAGAATATAAGCCGCGCAATGTACCAAGCATATCTAACATGCTGCCGGAGGAGACGAGTGACACCAAGCACAATCCGGTAAACGGTGATTAATCCAAGGCTTGGAGGATGGATGCAGCAGGTCGCGGGCGCGCCGACTTATACCATTGCATACACAGCCAAAACACTAGAATGAGCTCAATCGCGTCGCCGCCGTAATACATCAGCATTCCGCCGAGCTTGGCCTGTTCCGAAGGGACGCCGTCTGGCGGATGGGCGTATATGTATTTGGAGAGGATTCCATGTCCGGCAATGGCGATGACCAGGATGATCGCACGAGCCTGGAAGCTGTGACGGTGCGGAGCCACATCTACGTAAATCATAGATACCGTAAATATATATCCGGCTGCAAAAACATGAAAATGAACCACGATATGAAGCAAAAGACTATGATGCATATCCATGAATAGGCCGGTTGTGTACAGGACCCATAGTCCACCAATATTCAACAAGGCCGCTACCGCTGGATGAGCAACGATTTGAGCTGGCTTGCTCTTCAGCAAACGAGCGATCCGTCTTGCGAATAGTAATGGGGTAGACCTGAGCAGCAGCGTCATCGGAGTGGAGAATGCAAT
This Paenibacillus sp. JZ16 DNA region includes the following protein-coding sequences:
- a CDS encoding spore germination protein; translation: MGIKQRLKSIFLVNHEHADKGPAQENQQDPHPQEGATLTLQHIIDQFDHAADFVHKSYINERLQVLYFSHLVNEDRLERDLLPPVLTAEEPLALLTEQSQFKPIVDTKKCVEGILSGMAAIFYEENAFMIDVIFPVSRTVAESETESIIIGPHEAFTEQAYTNLSLIRKRVQSSHLKVIKLSVGEVTKSDVYVLYIKDITNEKYVNEVIKRIKDIEIDAIHDTNMLIQCIDDAPYSIFAQFLTTERPDTIASKLVSGRVVGIMDGSPTAFSAPVNFFEFFSSSDDYYQRWSIGTATLFLRFAALIITVTLTALYVSVTSFHYEMIPQNLLLTLTESRSRVPFPPIFEALLMETTIELLREAGARLPTKIGQTIGIVGGIVIGQAAVQAGLTSNILIIAVASSAIASFVIPNYVMSASFRLLRFGLIIMAGFWGNLGLAFGLAYIVVHLSGLTSIGSSYLSPIAPFEPYDWKDVFMRFPFSTLAKRPTQVRARNKVKLKMKR
- a CDS encoding GerAB/ArcD/ProY family transporter; the protein is MKEKLSQFHTAILIYMIQTGVYVFSIAQIEAQYFGTNGWLVVIPISILVCLNIYLMYWVYRLGKGQSIFEILEKSIPKFILVPFYLAFSMVWALIGCLVAKEYVLIFQMFAFPTTDPMVFKIAIDVLAFMLLTKGLYNISKASTVYFWCTIWMSLLLIYYSGEFRFERLTPYIFQDSYNMTEGFFHIYLAFMGYELCLLFFPYTDKKTKLFRAVIYGHLIRTVSYVLLGFVSFGVIGSDMLKVMLFPLLDLLAYIKLPFMERIENLFYGFFLFTTIITLVLYFWAAGESTQRVFPKIKINVHYFFIILFALLISYIPTVLNTIREWILYLGYIQIGFAYIVPVILIILLLWQRRKKAA
- the ureA gene encoding urease subunit gamma; protein product: MHLTYQERDKLLLFLASELAQKRLARGLKLNYPEAAALISGYVVEGARDGKSVAELMEEARHVLSADQVMDGVAHLLREVQVEATFVDGTKLVSVHDPIQGASDATGIIAGEYDLRDEPIELVPSRPRITREVTNSGDRPIQVGSHFHFYECNPALLFERNGTQGYRLDIASGLSTRFEPGETLEVTLVQIGGTQEIHGFAGLTNGKINGVVSL
- the ureC gene encoding urease subunit alpha is translated as MTTIDRATYASMYGPTIGDRVRLADTSLWLEIEKDYTVYGDECVFGGGKVIRDGMGQHPLATRAEGALDLVITNAIIIDTWGIVKADIGIKDGFICGIGKAGNPLMMDGVTEGMIIGVGTEVISAENMIVTAGGVDSHVHFISPQQVEIALQSGVTTFVGGGTGPATGTLATNCTSGVWNLQRMLQATDALPINMVFLGRGNSSRPEALAEQVHAGAAGLKIHEDWGSTPYVIDKCLNVAEELDVQVNIHTDTLNEAGFVEDSLRSFNGRAIHTYHTEGAGGGHAPDLLRVASMPNVLPSSTSPTMPYTVNTVDEHLDMLMICHHLDPRIPEDVAFAASRIRAETIGAEDILHDIGAISMTSSDSQAMGRVGEVAIRTWQTADKMKQQRGSLGSDTKSDNFRIKRYIAKYTINPAMTHGISDYVGSIEVGKMADLVLWKPAFFGAKPEIVLKSGMIVHAVMGDPNASIATPQPYMYRPMFGSYGGAQAALSATFVSQSSLQLGTLDPLGLRKQLLPVRNCRTVRKADLVHNGETPEIMVDPVTYAVTVNGERLTSAPSSHLPLSQRYFLV
- a CDS encoding Ger(x)C family spore germination protein yields the protein MLKKCTCLLLLLCIIPLSGCGDQRILEDLGFIQTTSYDLLPDGKLAISVSIPQADPETTAKREVLTATAESSKEAKMIMSRRTGMLLVSGQIRNVLFGLSMAKNGLHGHLDTLFRDPSISSQVKVSVVEGHAGELLIDDYRQHPRTGRYIDMLLEKEALGQTIPKVTLFSFARDFFDQGVDPVAPIIKKHENNYITTNGIALFRDDRYVTKIEPQDALIFAFLKGKFRDGQINIELAEPGDTKENVMFSSLISSRKVKVTRGAQGVDKVTYHIKVTGTVLEYIGDARLSNDRERHELEKRISKYISKKGDRIITLMKQHQVDSLGIGTVVRNRVGYAQWKKMNWRQELQKLPVECLVEVHIKDYGKFR
- a CDS encoding YqzG/YhdC family protein — translated: MLGSILMAGVISLGISPDHDQVINKLQDAYDQQGIFESGGELVEEAVRACAKHFGTAVYLPPQLPPVAFTHQYGRCYDMDGGLDEHLEIHYLNRYKLDNDYKIELYPLENKQQLKHLSFQESMLTDHTPAKFYKGPTNTLQLFVFEKGNWQYLLTSANGASSEIRQQELTEIAESLIHAVNSKDPAYATWGTLAVTEAKRKYNMDVVDYLYMGRTTISSEMAEEKFKLWLKEGAREFGVYVTVAFHPTTHQFISIRYEEI